In a single window of the Nocardioides sp. genome:
- a CDS encoding VTT domain-containing protein: protein MTHAGLLHPLLLGIDWMDPNWLLERFGAELFWIALIIVFVECGLFFPILPGDTLLFALGLFIATGQLDLLPGPPFVELLAGMASLMVAGFLGNIVGYEIGRKIGPPLYERDGRIIKRKYFDQTTAFFDKHGNKALVIGRFVPFVRTYITVVAGVTKMERHRFFVWSGVGAVLWVSSIMLLGFFLGDAFPSLGEQIDKLIIVIVAFSLIPLVFEWWRHKRTNAAGAEIGSHDGGPDRDILGENVD, encoded by the coding sequence GTGACCCACGCTGGACTGCTGCATCCACTGCTCCTGGGCATCGACTGGATGGATCCCAACTGGCTCCTGGAACGCTTCGGCGCCGAGCTCTTCTGGATCGCGTTGATCATCGTCTTCGTCGAGTGCGGGCTGTTCTTCCCGATCCTGCCGGGCGACACCCTGCTGTTCGCTCTGGGCTTGTTCATCGCGACCGGCCAGCTCGATCTCCTGCCCGGCCCGCCGTTCGTCGAACTGTTGGCAGGAATGGCCTCATTAATGGTGGCCGGGTTCTTGGGCAATATCGTGGGTTATGAGATCGGTCGCAAGATCGGGCCGCCCCTTTATGAGCGTGACGGCAGGATCATCAAGCGGAAGTACTTCGACCAGACCACCGCGTTCTTCGACAAGCACGGCAACAAGGCGCTGGTGATCGGCCGGTTCGTGCCGTTCGTACGCACCTACATCACCGTAGTCGCAGGTGTTACCAAGATGGAACGGCATCGGTTCTTCGTCTGGAGCGGCGTGGGTGCCGTGCTCTGGGTGAGTTCGATCATGCTGCTCGGATTCTTCCTCGGTGACGCCTTCCCGAGTCTGGGTGAACAGATCGACAAGTTGATCATCGTGATCGTCGCGTTCTCGTTGATCCCGCTGGTCTTCGAATGGTGGCGCCACAAGCGTACGAACGCCGCCGGCGCCGAAATCGGCTCTCACGACGGCGGACCCGACCGCGACATCCTGGGCGAGAACGTCGACTGA
- a CDS encoding DHA2 family efflux MFS transporter permease subunit: MTQQTRESEHLENPWPALIALCLGFFMILVDTTIVSVATPAIIEDLNAGVNEVVWVTSAYLLAYAVPVLITGRLGDRFGPKRLYLLGLTVFTLASLWCGLTSTIEGLIVARVFQGLGASLMTPQTMAVITRIFPAERRGSAMALWGATAGVATLVGPILGGVLVDHLGWEWIFFVNLPVGLLGWVLAYRLVPRLQTHPHRFDWLGVALAGAGMFLLVFGIQEGHQYDWSTITGPFTVWRLIVGGVVVFALFVWWQARNRNEPLVPLSLFRDRNFSVSNLAITTVGFTFTAMGFPFMLYAQVVRGYSPTEAGLLLVPMAVVTIVMAPLAGRLTDRVHPRILTALGFAISAGGLVLLYFSMRPIAPLWELLLALALVGLGSTFLWGPLATTANRNLPPARAGAGSGVYNATRQVGAVLGSAAIAVLMDARLAANGLSLDPSRGFGGSGTLPAAIAQPFTDAMAQSILLLPAVLLVGLVATLFFERPRHLVRD; the protein is encoded by the coding sequence GTGACCCAGCAGACCCGCGAAAGCGAGCACCTGGAGAATCCGTGGCCGGCGCTGATCGCGCTGTGTCTGGGCTTCTTCATGATCCTGGTCGACACGACCATCGTCAGCGTGGCGACGCCCGCGATCATCGAGGACCTGAACGCAGGGGTCAACGAGGTCGTCTGGGTGACCAGCGCGTACCTGTTGGCGTACGCCGTGCCGGTGCTGATCACCGGTCGCCTCGGAGACCGCTTCGGACCCAAGCGGCTCTATCTGCTCGGGCTGACCGTCTTCACCCTTGCTTCGTTGTGGTGCGGGCTGACGAGCACGATCGAAGGCCTGATCGTGGCGCGCGTCTTCCAAGGCCTCGGCGCCTCGCTGATGACTCCGCAGACGATGGCCGTGATCACCCGGATCTTCCCGGCCGAGCGGCGCGGCAGTGCGATGGCGTTGTGGGGAGCCACTGCCGGCGTCGCGACGCTCGTCGGACCGATCCTGGGCGGTGTGCTGGTCGACCATCTCGGCTGGGAGTGGATCTTCTTCGTCAACCTGCCGGTCGGGCTGCTGGGTTGGGTGCTGGCGTACCGACTCGTGCCGCGTCTGCAGACACATCCGCACCGCTTCGACTGGCTGGGGGTGGCGCTGGCGGGCGCCGGGATGTTCTTGCTCGTGTTCGGCATCCAGGAGGGCCATCAGTACGACTGGTCGACCATCACCGGCCCCTTCACCGTCTGGCGGCTGATCGTGGGCGGCGTGGTGGTCTTCGCACTGTTCGTGTGGTGGCAGGCACGCAACCGCAACGAACCGCTCGTACCTCTCTCGCTATTTCGAGATCGCAACTTCTCGGTGTCGAACCTGGCCATCACCACCGTGGGGTTCACGTTCACCGCGATGGGGTTCCCGTTCATGTTGTACGCCCAGGTGGTGCGCGGCTACTCCCCCACTGAGGCCGGGCTCCTCCTGGTCCCGATGGCCGTCGTGACCATCGTGATGGCGCCGCTGGCCGGGCGACTCACCGACCGGGTGCATCCGCGGATCCTCACTGCGCTGGGTTTCGCAATCTCGGCCGGCGGTCTGGTGCTGCTGTACTTCTCGATGCGTCCCATCGCCCCGTTGTGGGAACTCCTCCTGGCGTTGGCGCTGGTCGGGCTCGGGTCGACCTTCTTGTGGGGTCCGCTCGCCACCACGGCAAATCGGAACCTGCCACCCGCCCGCGCCGGGGCCGGGTCGGGCGTCTACAACGCCACCCGACAGGTCGGCGCGGTGCTGGGATCGGCCGCGATCGCCGTGCTGATGGACGCGCGCCTGGCGGCGAACGGGCTGAGCCTTGATCCGTCGCGGGGATTCGGCGGCAGTGGCACGTTGCCCGCCGCCATCGCGCAGCCCTTCACCGACGCCATGGCGCAGTCAATCCTGTTGCTGCCGGCGGTGCTGCTGGTGGGGCTGGTCGCCACGTTGTTCTTCGAGCGTCCGCGCCATCTGGTACGCGACTGA
- a CDS encoding TrmH family RNA methyltransferase → MDDASAEARAPYDPMPHGPGEVGVGPWEGAWPSGAEYDPALLAEGDRRNVVDRYRYWTLEAIRADLDTRRHTFHVAIENWQHDFNIGTIVRTANAFLAAEVHIVGNRRWNRRGAMVTDRYQHVRHHSDVPALAKYLASLDPAPRLWGIDNLPGSEHLETMELPRDVCFLFGQEGPGLSDAARDVCDGTFSIAQFGSTRSINASAAAAIAMHSWIRAFANLGGDEAWRG, encoded by the coding sequence ATGGACGACGCCAGCGCCGAGGCGAGAGCGCCGTACGACCCGATGCCGCATGGCCCCGGCGAGGTTGGCGTGGGGCCGTGGGAGGGCGCCTGGCCCTCTGGTGCTGAGTACGACCCGGCGCTGCTGGCCGAGGGCGATCGGCGCAACGTCGTCGACCGCTATCGCTATTGGACCTTGGAGGCGATCCGCGCAGATCTGGACACCCGGCGGCACACCTTTCACGTCGCGATCGAGAACTGGCAGCACGACTTCAACATCGGCACAATCGTGCGTACGGCCAACGCGTTCCTAGCCGCCGAGGTGCACATCGTCGGCAACCGCCGCTGGAATCGGCGGGGTGCGATGGTCACCGACCGTTACCAACACGTACGCCATCACTCGGACGTGCCTGCCCTCGCCAAATATCTGGCCTCCCTCGATCCCGCACCACGTCTGTGGGGCATCGACAACCTGCCCGGCTCGGAGCACCTGGAGACGATGGAACTTCCGCGTGACGTCTGCTTCCTCTTCGGCCAGGAGGGCCCGGGGCTGTCCGATGCCGCACGTGACGTGTGTGATGGCACCTTCTCGATCGCGCAGTTCGGCTCGACCAGGTCGATCAATGCGTCTGCGGCTGCCGCGATTGCCATGCACTCGTGGATCCGGGCGTTCGCAAACCTCGGCGGCGACGAAGCCTGGCGGGGCTGA
- the fbaA gene encoding class II fructose-bisphosphate aldolase, protein MPIATPEIYAQMLDTAKEKGFAFPAINVSSSQTLNAALQGFADAGSDGIIQVSTGGAEYFSGPSIKNMVTGSAAFAAFAAEVAKNYPINVALHTDHCPKDKLDGFVRPLIDISAERVARGELPLFQSHMWDGSAVPLDENLVIAEELLAKCAAANIILEIEVGVVGGEEDGVAHEINDKLYSTPEDAIATVKALGAGERGRYMTALTFGNVHGVYKPGNVKLRPEVLKAAQEAAVAELGLEAGARPFDLVFHGGSGSLPEEIAAAVDFGVVKMNVDTDTQYAFTRPVVSHMFNHYDGVLKIDGEVGNKKQYDPRAWGKAAEAGMAARVVEACENLRSTGHSLGA, encoded by the coding sequence ATGCCCATCGCCACCCCCGAGATCTATGCGCAGATGCTCGACACCGCCAAGGAGAAGGGCTTCGCCTTCCCGGCGATCAACGTGTCGTCGTCGCAGACGCTGAACGCCGCGCTCCAGGGCTTCGCCGACGCGGGTTCCGACGGCATCATCCAGGTCTCGACCGGGGGTGCCGAATACTTCTCGGGGCCGTCGATCAAGAACATGGTGACCGGCTCGGCCGCCTTCGCTGCGTTCGCCGCCGAGGTCGCCAAGAACTACCCGATCAACGTCGCGCTGCACACCGACCACTGCCCCAAGGACAAGTTGGACGGCTTCGTACGCCCCCTGATCGACATCTCCGCCGAGCGGGTCGCGCGCGGTGAGTTGCCCCTCTTCCAGTCACACATGTGGGACGGCTCGGCCGTGCCGCTGGACGAGAACCTCGTCATTGCCGAGGAACTGCTCGCCAAGTGCGCCGCAGCCAACATCATTCTCGAGATCGAGGTCGGTGTCGTCGGCGGTGAGGAGGACGGCGTCGCCCACGAGATCAACGACAAGCTCTACAGCACCCCCGAGGACGCGATCGCGACCGTCAAGGCGCTCGGGGCCGGCGAGCGTGGCCGCTACATGACCGCCCTGACCTTCGGCAACGTGCACGGCGTCTACAAGCCGGGCAACGTGAAACTGCGTCCCGAGGTGCTCAAGGCCGCCCAGGAGGCGGCGGTCGCGGAACTCGGTCTCGAGGCTGGCGCGCGCCCGTTCGACCTGGTCTTCCACGGCGGCTCGGGCTCGCTGCCCGAGGAGATCGCTGCTGCGGTCGACTTCGGTGTGGTGAAGATGAACGTCGACACCGACACCCAGTACGCGTTCACCCGCCCGGTCGTGTCGCACATGTTCAACCACTATGACGGCGTGCTGAAGATCGACGGTGAGGTCGGCAACAAGAAGCAGTACGACCCCCGCGCCTGGGGCAAGGCCGCCGAGGCCGGCATGGCCGCGCGCGTGGTCGAGGCCTGCGAGAACCTGCGCTCGACGGGGCACTCGCTCGGGGCCTGA
- a CDS encoding DUF3151 domain-containing protein: protein MSYVDLMAGPPPTLLPADPADQALTAGQSAADVVRQFPASPAAWAALATQARDGDADDVTVYAYARVGYHRSLDLLRRNGWKGHGPVPWSHEPNRGFLTALGLLALQARAIGENDEWERCSTFLRETSAEAADALL, encoded by the coding sequence ATGAGTTATGTCGATCTGATGGCCGGACCGCCGCCCACCCTGCTGCCCGCCGACCCCGCCGACCAGGCACTCACCGCGGGCCAGTCGGCTGCGGACGTCGTACGCCAGTTCCCCGCCTCGCCCGCCGCGTGGGCAGCACTGGCGACTCAGGCGCGTGACGGCGACGCCGACGACGTGACCGTGTATGCGTACGCCCGGGTCGGTTACCACCGCTCACTGGACCTGCTGCGACGCAACGGCTGGAAAGGGCACGGTCCGGTGCCGTGGTCACACGAGCCCAACCGCGGCTTCCTCACTGCTCTCGGGCTCCTCGCGCTCCAGGCTCGCGCCATCGGCGAGAACGACGAGTGGGAACGCTGCTCCACGTTCCTGCGCGAGACCAGCGCGGAGGCCGCCGACGCGCTGCTTTGA